One region of Roseicitreum antarcticum genomic DNA includes:
- a CDS encoding phage portal protein → MNAIERAIATVAPSWAARRARARLAVAQYDAVKLGHRAGSLRASRGDADASSGARTKLAFFARDMVRNTPFATSAQAVIAGAVTGDGIIPKVLVDKRINDTVAGRIKKRGLMWIERHFDTTAIDRRGQLNLYGLQRLVINTVVDAGECLVRLHRDSLVEGCLPFQVEVLEPDYLDATRWGTTADGSEIRQGVEYDAEGQRVAYWIFPQHPGSDSVMHPASGVSMRVPAAEMLHIYRLDRPGQSRGVSWFAPVMLRLQDLADHEDAQLLRQKIAACFAAFRTGGSGEAKTPDTIMPGAIYDLGDSEQISFAAPPGVEAYDEFTRSVLRSVAAGLGITYEDLTGDMAQVNFSSARMGRLKMDQNVSTWQHLMMIPQMMAPLAGLFMDAWQEVDEERLGLDIWAEIKLDWVPPRRVIVDPAREFDAIITAVQGGLMSRQQAVRSFGVDVERLNEELIEDARFCDANSLILRTDARNGVPGAAPPVLKDKEIKDE, encoded by the coding sequence ATGAACGCGATCGAACGCGCCATCGCGACTGTCGCCCCGTCCTGGGCGGCAAGGCGCGCCCGTGCCCGCCTGGCGGTCGCGCAATATGATGCTGTGAAGCTGGGGCACCGCGCCGGGTCGCTGCGCGCCAGTCGGGGTGACGCCGATGCCTCCAGCGGCGCGCGCACCAAGTTGGCGTTCTTTGCGCGCGACATGGTGCGCAACACGCCGTTTGCGACCAGTGCCCAAGCGGTGATCGCGGGCGCCGTCACCGGGGACGGCATCATCCCGAAGGTTCTGGTCGACAAGCGGATCAACGATACTGTCGCCGGGCGTATCAAGAAGCGCGGGTTGATGTGGATCGAGCGCCATTTCGACACCACGGCCATCGATAGGCGCGGACAGTTGAACCTCTACGGCCTGCAGCGGCTGGTCATCAACACGGTGGTCGACGCAGGCGAATGCCTCGTGCGCTTGCACCGAGACAGCCTTGTAGAGGGGTGCCTGCCGTTCCAGGTCGAGGTGCTGGAACCCGACTATCTCGATGCCACCCGCTGGGGCACAACTGCCGATGGCAGCGAAATCCGCCAGGGCGTGGAATATGATGCTGAAGGCCAGCGCGTGGCCTATTGGATATTCCCCCAGCATCCCGGCTCGGATTCCGTGATGCACCCGGCATCGGGCGTGTCGATGCGCGTGCCCGCAGCGGAGATGTTGCACATCTACCGGCTGGATCGTCCGGGACAGAGCCGTGGGGTCAGTTGGTTCGCGCCTGTCATGTTGCGGCTGCAGGATCTGGCGGACCATGAGGATGCCCAGTTACTGCGCCAGAAGATCGCGGCCTGCTTCGCGGCATTCAGAACAGGCGGCAGCGGAGAGGCAAAGACACCGGACACGATCATGCCGGGCGCGATCTACGACCTGGGTGACAGTGAACAGATCAGCTTTGCCGCGCCCCCAGGGGTTGAGGCTTATGACGAATTCACCCGGTCGGTCCTGCGGTCTGTGGCTGCCGGTCTGGGCATTACCTACGAGGACCTGACCGGCGACATGGCGCAGGTGAACTTCTCGTCGGCCCGGATGGGGCGGCTGAAGATGGATCAGAACGTCAGCACCTGGCAGCACCTGATGATGATCCCGCAAATGATGGCGCCGCTGGCTGGCCTGTTCATGGACGCATGGCAAGAGGTCGATGAAGAGCGTCTGGGCTTAGACATCTGGGCCGAGATCAAACTGGACTGGGTGCCGCCGCGCAGGGTGATCGTGGACCCGGCCCGTGAATTCGACGCGATCATAACCGCAGTGCAGGGCGGTCTGATGTCGCGCCAGCAGGCAGTGCGCAGCTTCGGGGTCGATGTCGAGCGTCTGAACGAAGAGCTGATCGAGGACGCCCGCTTTTGCGATGCGAACAGCCTGATCCTGCGCACGGATGCGCGCAACGGTGTGCCGGGGGCCGCCCCGCCGGTCTTGAAAGACAAGGAAATCAAGGATGAATGA
- a CDS encoding head-tail joining protein has product MGLFDGMAGLVADVFGDAVSYTPGAGATRIVQSIGRRTPVQAIGPDGVETLLTSPTWRVRQDLVPEIARGDRVAFGGHLYRVLNAHPQGSPAVDAHLVCELDEVEA; this is encoded by the coding sequence ATGGGTTTGTTTGACGGCATGGCCGGGCTTGTCGCGGATGTGTTCGGCGATGCCGTCAGCTACACCCCCGGCGCGGGCGCGACGCGGATCGTCCAGTCGATCGGGCGTCGCACCCCGGTGCAGGCGATCGGCCCGGACGGGGTCGAGACCCTGCTCACCAGTCCGACGTGGCGGGTGCGCCAGGACCTCGTCCCCGAGATCGCCCGCGGGGATCGTGTGGCATTCGGGGGCCATTTGTACCGGGTCCTCAACGCGCATCCCCAAGGATCACCTGCCGTCGATGCCCATCTTGTCTGTGAACTGGATGAGGTCGAGGCATGA
- a CDS encoding phage tail protein, translated as MPAPAFSISPLLAHGSTIRVGRGETPTWTPGTGLQDVEFPDQMPADLDITNQSSPGATEENMPGLLPAVDFSVDMMYDVGSEWDTALESLNARDASTGAKELHLLEICVGTGTGKKTRTFLAYLKDYKPRGPIKGNVAMRATWRLMSTVAE; from the coding sequence ATGCCTGCCCCCGCTTTCTCGATTTCGCCACTGCTGGCCCACGGGTCAACGATCCGCGTTGGTCGCGGCGAAACCCCCACATGGACCCCGGGCACCGGCCTGCAGGATGTCGAATTCCCCGATCAGATGCCCGCTGATCTGGACATCACAAACCAATCGTCGCCCGGTGCGACAGAAGAGAACATGCCGGGCCTTTTGCCCGCTGTCGATTTCTCGGTCGATATGATGTACGACGTCGGCTCGGAATGGGACACCGCTCTTGAGAGCCTGAACGCCCGTGATGCCAGTACCGGTGCCAAGGAGCTGCACCTGCTGGAAATCTGTGTGGGCACCGGGACCGGCAAGAAGACCAGGACATTCCTTGCCTATCTGAAGGACTACAAGCCGCGCGGCCCGATCAAGGGCAACGTCGCCATGCGGGCGACCTGGCGGCTCATGTCGACGGTGGCAGAATAA
- a CDS encoding terminase gpA endonuclease subunit yields MAISRASGFDEAKIVRMSTPQVAGTCRITRAFKRSDQRHYHVPCPFCGHFAPFLWENFRRNIDPDRLHAAGFTCDECGSVIDHSHKARMVSAGRWVAHNPQGDHPGFHLWRAYVPQRDWASIAVEYAQATGLTNTTSGVEDLPAVQIASESQTEQTFWNDVLGLPFEQATKGPDWEKLRDRVESCEDGTFLPMGRVPACGVILAAGVDCQLDRLEVTIAAFGRQHRRWVIEHRIIPYHIGDEEGRHALDALLKSSWRTTLGQPLTLDILAIDEGAYTDAVLDWAKRHPWARVITVKGSSSANGPTIRPQTDRKVSGRVVRNQRRRWLLNVSQMKADFYGWLEKVDPAARGFVSIARGIGDEYFRQITAEVRVLKRGSSGVMVSRWELVEPTRRNEALDTMIYAEAGARKRGWTSMTDEQWGVLEAERSIVPSDGQPDLFDAAVPVVPLSTQATATVPRADPAGAPAAKPEPAMPWIPTRKNWI; encoded by the coding sequence ATGGCGATCAGCCGGGCATCGGGGTTTGATGAGGCGAAGATCGTGCGCATGTCGACGCCGCAGGTGGCGGGGACCTGTCGCATCACCCGGGCGTTCAAACGCTCGGACCAGCGGCACTATCATGTGCCATGTCCGTTCTGCGGGCACTTTGCACCGTTTCTGTGGGAGAACTTTCGCCGCAACATTGACCCGGACCGGCTGCATGCTGCGGGCTTTACCTGTGATGAATGCGGGTCGGTGATCGACCATTCGCACAAGGCGCGCATGGTGTCTGCCGGGCGTTGGGTTGCCCATAATCCACAGGGCGACCACCCGGGCTTCCATCTGTGGCGCGCCTATGTGCCCCAGCGTGACTGGGCATCTATCGCCGTGGAATACGCGCAGGCCACTGGTCTGACCAACACAACGTCGGGGGTCGAGGATCTGCCCGCCGTGCAGATTGCGTCTGAATCGCAAACCGAACAGACCTTCTGGAACGACGTACTGGGCCTGCCGTTTGAACAGGCCACCAAGGGACCCGATTGGGAGAAGCTGCGCGACCGGGTGGAGAGTTGCGAAGACGGGACGTTCTTGCCGATGGGCCGCGTGCCCGCCTGTGGCGTGATTTTGGCGGCTGGTGTCGACTGCCAGCTGGATCGGCTCGAGGTAACGATCGCGGCTTTTGGGCGCCAGCATCGACGGTGGGTGATCGAGCATCGCATTATTCCCTATCACATCGGGGATGAAGAGGGCCGCCATGCCCTCGATGCGCTGCTCAAGTCCAGCTGGCGCACCACGCTGGGCCAGCCCCTGACGCTGGATATTCTGGCGATTGATGAGGGCGCCTACACCGACGCGGTTCTGGACTGGGCGAAGCGCCATCCGTGGGCGCGCGTCATCACGGTGAAAGGGTCGAGCAGTGCCAACGGCCCGACCATCCGCCCGCAAACCGACCGGAAGGTCAGCGGGCGGGTGGTCAGGAACCAGCGCCGCCGCTGGTTGCTCAATGTCAGTCAGATGAAGGCTGATTTCTACGGGTGGCTGGAAAAGGTTGATCCCGCCGCGCGTGGCTTCGTGTCGATCGCGCGCGGCATCGGGGATGAGTATTTCCGCCAGATCACCGCCGAGGTGCGTGTGCTCAAGCGCGGCAGTTCGGGCGTGATGGTGTCGCGCTGGGAACTGGTCGAGCCGACGCGTCGCAATGAGGCGCTGGACACGATGATCTACGCAGAGGCTGGGGCGCGCAAGCGCGGATGGACCTCGATGACTGATGAACAATGGGGGGTCCTTGAGGCTGAGCGCAGCATTGTGCCCAGCGATGGGCAGCCCGATCTCTTCGACGCTGCGGTGCCGGTCGTTCCCCTGTCGACGCAGGCAACCGCGACGGTACCTCGCGCGGATCCCGCTGGCGCACCGGCAGCGAAGCCTGAACCTGCCATGCCGTGGATCCCCACGCGCAAGAACTGGATTTGA
- a CDS encoding phage head-tail joining protein, whose translation MPIWTIEQYQNLCGMLAKGITKAQINGESVEFRSLDEMVRIKAMMERALGLAPAIGPSYPSYQKG comes from the coding sequence ATGCCCATTTGGACAATCGAGCAATATCAGAACCTCTGCGGCATGCTGGCTAAGGGGATCACCAAAGCGCAGATCAATGGCGAGAGTGTCGAGTTTCGCAGCCTCGATGAAATGGTGCGCATCAAGGCGATGATGGAACGCGCCCTGGGCCTCGCCCCGGCCATTGGCCCCAGCTACCCAAGCTATCAGAAAGGCTGA
- a CDS encoding phage major capsid protein, whose protein sequence is MVNGPARDYMALSLPEMAAMSAGQRGRVQRGAGELRAIEMAFGSHSVSDFPAIFENALNKRLSQAYQSAQPTYRAIAERIDMSDFRPTPIAAIGDWPTLMPIGEGGEIKSGTVGDKSEIVALAAYGRKFHISRQMMVNDDLGAIDRLLSTRGRAVAAFEDQLFYAMLLAGAGSDGPTLRETGRQVFNASDKTKAASAAAITPAAVAKGFEAMMQRKGVGKDDPFLAITPSILLVGPQQLFAAQQLVAPIQAAQADNVNPMSARCRSSLRPISPATGGTCWLIPAARRCSCMATCRARKARACAWMNLSASRALAIRLNSISPAARPTIAAATRTRAGNPTSLTR, encoded by the coding sequence ATGGTGAACGGCCCCGCCCGCGATTACATGGCGCTGAGCCTGCCCGAAATGGCGGCAATGTCGGCGGGCCAGCGTGGGCGTGTGCAGCGTGGCGCGGGTGAACTGCGCGCCATTGAGATGGCGTTCGGGTCGCACTCGGTCAGCGACTTCCCGGCGATCTTTGAAAACGCGCTGAACAAGCGGCTGTCGCAAGCCTATCAATCTGCCCAGCCGACCTACCGCGCGATCGCCGAGCGCATCGACATGAGCGACTTCCGCCCCACGCCGATTGCGGCGATTGGTGACTGGCCCACCCTGATGCCCATCGGCGAAGGTGGTGAAATCAAGTCCGGCACGGTCGGTGACAAGTCGGAAATCGTGGCGTTGGCCGCCTATGGGCGCAAGTTCCATATCAGTCGCCAGATGATGGTGAACGATGATCTGGGCGCGATCGACCGCTTGCTGTCCACGCGTGGTCGGGCCGTGGCGGCGTTCGAGGATCAGCTGTTCTATGCGATGCTTCTTGCCGGGGCGGGCAGCGATGGCCCGACCCTGCGGGAAACCGGGCGCCAGGTGTTCAATGCCAGCGACAAGACCAAGGCGGCGAGCGCAGCTGCGATCACTCCGGCTGCGGTTGCCAAGGGGTTCGAGGCGATGATGCAGCGCAAGGGCGTGGGCAAGGATGATCCGTTCCTTGCGATCACACCTTCGATCCTGCTGGTGGGCCCGCAGCAGCTGTTCGCAGCGCAACAGTTGGTTGCCCCCATCCAGGCGGCGCAGGCTGACAATGTGAACCCTATGTCAGCGCGCTGCAGGTCGTCGCTTCGCCCTATATCACCGGCAACGGGTGGTACCTGCTGGCTGATCCCGGCAGCGCGCCGGTGTTCATGTATGGCTACCTGCAGGGCGAGGAAGGCCCGCGCATGCGCATGGATGAACCTTTCGGCCAGCAGGGCCTTGGCTATTCGGTTGAACTCGATTTCGCCAGCGGCGCGACCGACTATCGCGGCGGCTACAAGAACGCGGGCGGGTAACCCCACCAGCCTGACACGATGA
- a CDS encoding phage tail tape measure protein: MTGFVGRLRAQLGLDTTSFDQGVKGAATRARTGFAGAFSSVGVDHAGHGWLCRRRSSGLCRGGPRARASAIDEAAKASRRVDGSLAGWEAVKLAASEAGVEVTQLADQLQNLNTRLAMPTEGSTSALARLGLDAAELRDMDVDGRVAAISDAVADLGYDAGQASALLRDLGIEDRRMVNLITAGGAGIRAAAADIEDYGLAVSDVDASAIEAANDQIGRLSMISGALGQQLAVALLPALGELAQTMTDSLRQGGLLRSIVDGLGAGFAALVGAVRDVATVGGGFISWIVDLTEGAFEGMGAIGDLGRKIFDFFSVFAVFRRISWFADLIRGAGGFGNALSLLWDVAKGVWAGIVASAGTIVPGVQAVWLDIQATFYSMVQNISSAWARLLTVLGQNALSLGLEDTAKSIGDAAERAWETFDGFTESAAAASSRADELRASAARMVAEGFTPAREAMAALTDAVARGDQAQGAAAVTADELNTQLAEMEQSGGGAAGGLAQVKDAADGVAASLEKGVDAAASLIGSIVKGDWRSGLSQMLAQIAQAQLKMSLMQVAEQSSGGGFFGWLGKLFAPGNARGTNSWRGGLTAVGEEGIELVDLPATSRVYSANDTAKMLSGGGAPRGGTAEVVVRVDDNGQLQAAIERTSGQVVARARSGIVRDSVAATYSANREVPFR; encoded by the coding sequence ATGACAGGATTTGTGGGGCGTTTGCGGGCGCAACTGGGGCTGGACACGACCAGTTTTGACCAGGGCGTGAAAGGGGCGGCAACCCGGGCGCGTACCGGATTTGCGGGGGCTTTCTCTTCGGTCGGGGTTGATCACGCCGGTCACGGTTGGCTTTGCCGCCGCCGGAGCAGCGGCTTATGCCGTGGTGGGCCCCGCGCGCGCGCCAGCGCCATTGATGAGGCCGCAAAAGCATCGCGCCGCGTCGATGGATCGCTGGCGGGCTGGGAGGCGGTCAAGCTGGCCGCGTCTGAAGCCGGGGTCGAGGTCACGCAGTTGGCAGACCAGCTGCAAAACCTCAACACGCGGCTGGCCATGCCGACCGAGGGCTCAACATCGGCATTGGCGCGGCTGGGGCTCGATGCTGCGGAATTGCGCGACATGGATGTCGATGGCCGGGTCGCGGCCATTTCGGACGCGGTGGCGGATCTGGGCTATGATGCGGGGCAGGCCAGCGCGCTTTTGCGCGATCTGGGGATCGAAGACCGGCGCATGGTCAACCTCATCACTGCCGGTGGTGCCGGTATTCGCGCTGCGGCTGCGGATATCGAGGATTATGGCCTGGCGGTTTCTGACGTTGATGCCAGCGCGATCGAGGCCGCAAATGACCAGATCGGGCGGCTTTCGATGATATCGGGCGCGCTTGGCCAGCAGCTTGCCGTTGCACTGTTGCCTGCGCTTGGTGAATTGGCCCAGACCATGACCGACAGCCTTCGACAGGGCGGCCTGCTGCGTAGCATTGTCGACGGGCTGGGCGCGGGGTTTGCCGCTTTGGTCGGCGCAGTGCGCGATGTCGCGACGGTCGGCGGTGGGTTCATAAGCTGGATTGTTGATCTTACCGAAGGCGCATTCGAGGGCATGGGCGCCATTGGGGATCTGGGGCGCAAGATCTTCGACTTCTTTTCGGTCTTTGCGGTGTTTCGCCGTATCAGCTGGTTTGCCGATCTGATCCGGGGCGCGGGGGGCTTTGGCAATGCGCTTTCGCTGCTTTGGGACGTGGCCAAGGGCGTCTGGGCAGGCATCGTCGCCAGCGCCGGAACCATTGTGCCGGGTGTCCAAGCGGTTTGGCTGGATATTCAGGCCACGTTTTATTCCATGGTTCAGAATATTTCATCGGCCTGGGCACGGCTGCTGACAGTCCTCGGTCAGAACGCGTTAAGTCTTGGCCTTGAAGACACTGCAAAATCCATCGGGGATGCTGCTGAAAGGGCATGGGAAACCTTTGATGGCTTTACGGAATCGGCTGCGGCTGCATCCAGCCGAGCGGACGAATTGCGGGCCAGTGCCGCGCGCATGGTGGCAGAGGGTTTCACCCCGGCGCGCGAGGCAATGGCCGCTCTGACCGATGCGGTTGCGCGCGGTGATCAGGCACAGGGCGCCGCTGCGGTGACTGCCGATGAGCTCAATACGCAGCTGGCCGAGATGGAGCAGTCTGGCGGGGGTGCGGCAGGAGGGTTGGCGCAGGTAAAGGATGCCGCCGATGGCGTGGCCGCAAGCCTCGAGAAGGGCGTGGACGCGGCGGCCAGCCTGATTGGCTCGATCGTCAAGGGGGACTGGCGGTCGGGGCTGTCGCAGATGCTGGCCCAGATCGCACAAGCCCAGCTCAAGATGAGCCTGATGCAGGTGGCGGAGCAGTCATCGGGGGGTGGGTTTTTCGGGTGGCTGGGCAAGTTGTTCGCGCCGGGCAATGCGCGCGGTACCAACTCGTGGCGCGGTGGCTTGACTGCGGTGGGAGAGGAAGGGATCGAACTGGTCGACCTCCCGGCGACGTCGCGGGTCTATTCGGCGAATGATACCGCGAAAATGCTGTCAGGCGGGGGTGCGCCACGCGGCGGGACCGCCGAGGTGGTGGTGCGCGTTGATGACAACGGCCAACTGCAAGCGGCGATCGAGCGGACCAGCGGCCAGGTCGTCGCCCGTGCCCGGTCCGGCATCGTCCGGGATTCGGTCGCGGCCACCTACAGCGCCAACCGCGAGGTGCCTTTCCGATGA
- a CDS encoding head maturation protease, ClpP-related codes for MNELLLYGSVGQSFWDEEHFTPAQVRADLKTFTGPVTIRINSGGGIATDGQAIYTALKDYPDAIHVVIDGIAASAASLIAMAGDTITMPIGSIMMIHDPANWFVEGRGTEADHLRSAANLRTLSNAYAKIYAARADIPVEEAREIMRAETYLDGAEALAAGFATSSDDEIEATAFAAFDYGIYDHAPQGLMAVAGARPRAAPRAKVLAMLAGTPPTTTTKPKGKPMAKTAAKTAPKAPAKTTASTKEDQIEAEEDDLMVEDDPEAVDQEDDPTTDTTADAEIDEPDAEEDEVEDDEVEDEPAVARAAAVGVLAYCERNNLPMASARSYISRGLTVAQINAERGGKDKKVRINPHGPRPASRAMRSKPAAPASRARSSPACRVIAW; via the coding sequence ATGAATGAACTTCTGCTTTACGGCTCGGTTGGGCAATCGTTCTGGGATGAAGAGCACTTTACCCCAGCTCAGGTGCGCGCGGACCTCAAGACGTTTACCGGTCCGGTGACAATACGCATCAACTCGGGCGGTGGCATCGCCACCGATGGGCAGGCGATCTACACCGCGCTCAAGGACTACCCGGACGCGATACATGTCGTCATTGACGGGATCGCGGCCTCGGCTGCCAGCCTGATCGCGATGGCAGGCGACACGATCACCATGCCGATCGGCTCGATCATGATGATCCACGATCCGGCAAACTGGTTTGTCGAGGGGCGCGGGACCGAGGCGGACCACCTGCGCTCGGCGGCAAACCTGCGCACCCTGTCCAATGCCTACGCCAAGATCTACGCCGCGCGCGCCGACATTCCCGTGGAAGAGGCGCGCGAAATCATGCGCGCCGAGACGTATCTCGATGGCGCCGAGGCGCTGGCAGCAGGTTTTGCCACCAGCAGCGATGATGAGATCGAGGCGACCGCGTTCGCGGCGTTCGATTACGGTATCTACGACCATGCCCCCCAAGGGCTGATGGCGGTGGCCGGGGCGCGGCCCCGCGCTGCGCCGCGCGCGAAGGTGTTGGCCATGTTGGCCGGCACACCCCCAACCACAACCACCAAGCCGAAAGGGAAACCCATGGCAAAGACTGCAGCAAAGACCGCGCCCAAAGCGCCCGCCAAAACCACTGCCAGCACCAAAGAGGATCAGATCGAGGCCGAGGAAGATGACCTGATGGTCGAGGATGATCCTGAAGCCGTCGATCAGGAGGATGACCCGACCACAGACACCACGGCAGATGCGGAGATCGATGAGCCTGACGCCGAGGAAGACGAAGTCGAAGATGATGAGGTCGAGGATGAACCCGCAGTTGCCCGTGCGGCGGCCGTCGGGGTGCTGGCCTATTGCGAGCGCAACAACCTGCCGATGGCGTCGGCCCGCAGCTATATCTCGCGCGGTCTGACCGTGGCGCAAATCAATGCCGAACGCGGCGGAAAGGACAAGAAAGTGCGCATCAACCCCCATGGCCCTCGGCCCGCATCACGCGCGATGAGGTCGAAACCCGCCGCACCGGCATCGAGGGCGCGATCGTCGCCCGCCTGTCGCGTGATCGCATGGTGA